A stretch of the Agromyces larvae genome encodes the following:
- the trxB gene encoding thioredoxin-disulfide reductase has product MRDIIIIGSGPAGFTAAVYAARAELKPLLIASSVEIGGELMNTTEVENFPGFPEGIMGPDLMTKMQEQAERFGTEVVYDDVVELDVDGPVKRIKLGNGETHEARAIIYATGSAYRKLGLPEEEILSGHGLSWCATCDGFFFRQKTIAVVGGGDSAMEEATFLTRFADKVYVIHRRDSLRASKIMQQRARDNEKIEFVFNAEVTQIHGTEAVTGVTLRDTITGELRALDLDGLFVAIGNDPRTHLVHGKLELTPEGTIWVDGRSSRTSVAGVFAAGDVIDPHYRQAVTAAGSGTVAALDAEHYLAALDDSATPEEAEVEAEAIERLAAVNG; this is encoded by the coding sequence TTGCGCGACATCATCATCATCGGGTCCGGGCCTGCCGGCTTCACCGCGGCCGTCTACGCCGCCCGAGCCGAGCTGAAGCCGCTGCTCATCGCGAGCTCGGTCGAGATCGGCGGCGAGCTCATGAACACGACCGAGGTCGAGAACTTCCCCGGGTTCCCCGAGGGCATCATGGGGCCCGACCTGATGACCAAGATGCAGGAGCAGGCCGAGCGGTTCGGCACCGAGGTCGTCTACGACGACGTCGTCGAACTCGACGTCGACGGCCCGGTCAAACGCATCAAACTGGGCAACGGCGAGACCCACGAAGCCCGCGCCATCATCTACGCGACCGGCTCGGCGTACCGCAAGCTCGGGCTCCCCGAGGAGGAGATCCTCTCGGGCCACGGCCTGTCGTGGTGCGCGACCTGCGACGGCTTCTTCTTCCGCCAGAAGACGATCGCGGTCGTCGGCGGCGGCGACTCGGCGATGGAGGAGGCGACATTCCTCACCCGCTTCGCCGACAAGGTCTACGTCATCCACCGCCGCGACTCGCTGCGCGCCTCGAAGATCATGCAGCAGCGCGCCCGCGACAACGAGAAGATCGAGTTCGTGTTCAACGCCGAGGTCACGCAGATCCACGGCACCGAAGCGGTCACCGGCGTGACGCTGCGCGACACGATCACCGGCGAGCTGCGCGCGCTCGACCTCGACGGCCTGTTCGTCGCGATCGGCAACGACCCGCGCACGCATCTCGTGCACGGCAAGCTCGAACTCACGCCCGAGGGCACCATCTGGGTCGACGGCCGGTCGTCGCGCACCTCGGTCGCGGGTGTCTTCGCGGCCGGCGACGTCATCGACCCCCACTACCGTCAGGCCGTCACGGCCGCCGGCTCGGGCACGGTCGCCGCGCTCGACGCCGAGCACTACCTCGCGGCACTCGACGACAGCGCCACCCCCGAGGAGGCCGAAGTAGAGGCCGAGGCGATCGAACGGCTCGCCGCCGTCAACGGCTGA
- the trxA gene encoding thioredoxin, whose product MTARAVTEATFDQEVLQNEKTVMVDFWAEWCGPCRAVSPILDQIATEHADKLDIVKLNVDENPQLAIKYQITAIPAMKVFKGGEVVQTVIGAKPKPALEADLAAYLQ is encoded by the coding sequence ATGACCGCACGTGCTGTGACCGAAGCCACCTTCGACCAGGAGGTGCTGCAGAACGAGAAGACCGTCATGGTCGACTTCTGGGCCGAATGGTGCGGCCCGTGTCGCGCCGTGAGCCCGATCCTCGACCAGATCGCGACCGAGCACGCCGACAAGCTCGACATCGTCAAGCTCAACGTCGACGAGAATCCGCAGCTCGCGATCAAGTACCAGATCACCGCCATCCCCGCGATGAAGGTGTTCAAGGGGGGCGAGGTCGTGCAGACCGTCATCGGCGCCAAGCCGAAGCCCGCCCTCGAGGCCGACCTCGCCGCCTACCTCCAGTAG
- a CDS encoding PLP-dependent aminotransferase family protein yields the protein MTTDGVPQRTGNNLDPWYANYAERAAGFAASEVRALFAVASRPEVVSLAGGMPFVSALPQELVRSAMDRVMVEQGPVALQYGGGAGIPELREHILDVMSLEGIRGASVDDVVTSTGSQQALDFVAKLFLDPGDVVLAEAPSYVGAMGVFRSYQASVVHVAMDDDGLIPEALRQTIAHLRGQGRRIKFLYTIPNFHNPAGVTLSAARRPEILEICRANEILVLEDNPYGLLHFDEPAPNALRSLDPEGVIYLGSFSKTLAPGFRVGWALAPHAIREKLILAAESAILSPSSFSQLVVSEYLSTADWRGQIDTFRGVYRERKDAMIEALSEYLPQLSWTNPNGGFYVWVTMPDVLDSKAMLPRAVRELVAYTPGTAFFADGRGRHAMRLSFCYPTPDAIRLGVRRLATVVNGELDLLDTFAGTGTLQAPVTPGIEQAPPSDLK from the coding sequence GTGACCACCGACGGCGTCCCGCAGCGGACCGGCAACAACCTCGACCCTTGGTACGCGAACTACGCCGAGCGAGCCGCCGGCTTCGCCGCATCCGAGGTTCGAGCTCTGTTCGCCGTCGCGTCGCGGCCCGAGGTGGTCTCGCTCGCCGGCGGCATGCCGTTCGTCTCCGCGCTGCCGCAGGAGCTTGTGCGCTCGGCGATGGATCGCGTCATGGTCGAGCAGGGCCCGGTCGCGCTGCAGTACGGCGGGGGAGCGGGCATCCCCGAACTGCGCGAGCACATCCTCGATGTGATGTCGCTCGAGGGCATCCGGGGTGCGTCGGTCGACGACGTCGTGACCTCGACCGGCTCGCAGCAGGCGCTCGATTTCGTGGCGAAGCTGTTCCTCGACCCCGGCGACGTGGTGCTCGCCGAGGCCCCGTCGTACGTCGGGGCGATGGGCGTGTTCCGGTCGTACCAGGCGTCGGTCGTGCATGTCGCAATGGACGACGACGGGCTGATCCCCGAGGCGCTGCGGCAGACCATCGCGCACCTGCGCGGGCAGGGGCGACGCATCAAGTTCCTGTACACGATCCCGAACTTCCACAATCCGGCGGGCGTGACCCTGTCGGCCGCGCGCCGTCCCGAGATCCTCGAGATCTGTCGTGCGAACGAGATTCTGGTGCTGGAGGACAACCCGTACGGGCTGCTGCACTTCGACGAGCCGGCGCCGAACGCGCTCCGTTCGCTCGACCCCGAGGGCGTCATCTACCTCGGCTCGTTCTCGAAGACGCTCGCTCCCGGATTCCGGGTGGGCTGGGCGCTCGCGCCGCACGCCATCCGCGAGAAGCTCATCCTCGCGGCCGAGTCGGCGATTCTCTCGCCGTCCTCGTTCAGCCAGCTCGTCGTGTCGGAGTATCTCTCCACCGCCGATTGGCGTGGGCAGATCGACACGTTCCGCGGGGTGTACCGCGAACGCAAGGACGCGATGATCGAGGCGCTCTCGGAGTATCTGCCCCAGTTGTCGTGGACGAACCCGAACGGCGGCTTCTACGTCTGGGTGACCATGCCCGATGTGCTCGACTCGAAGGCGATGCTGCCGCGTGCGGTGCGCGAACTCGTCGCCTACACGCCCGGCACCGCGTTCTTCGCGGACGGCCGCGGGCGCCACGCCATGCGCTTGTCGTTCTGCTACCCCACGCCCGACGCGATCCGGCTCGGCGTGCGCCGGCTCGCGACGGTCGTGAACGGCGAGCTCGACCTGCTCGACACGTTCGCCGGCACCGGCACTCTGCAGGCCCCGGTCACGCCCGGCATCGAGCAGGCCCCGCCGTCGGACCTGAAGTAA
- a CDS encoding D-alanine--D-alanine ligase family protein: MTDTRALRVVVLAGGISHERDVSLRSGRRVVDALDAAGHDVALRDPDAGLLPFLADHRPDVVFPALHGSSGEDGSLLDLLAALGVPTVGSTGAAARRAWSKPVASSLVRDAGIAAPESVVLSHEAFRELGAASVLRVVRKALPGDVVVKPASGGSAQGVTIVDAPDELPRAMVDAFTYDDVAIVENRIFGTEVAVTVVDTADGPVALPAVEIEPTTGIYSFQARYNAGETTFYAPSRLSADHAAAVADAAVLAHRTLGLRDLSRVDFIVDEQGTPWFLEANVVPGLTETSLVPLAIEASGTDASRLYDGLIRRAAARG; the protein is encoded by the coding sequence GTGACCGACACCCGTGCGCTTCGGGTCGTGGTGCTCGCCGGCGGCATCTCGCACGAACGAGACGTCTCGCTGCGGTCGGGCCGACGCGTGGTTGACGCCCTCGACGCAGCCGGACACGATGTCGCACTGCGGGATCCCGACGCCGGCCTGCTGCCGTTCCTGGCCGACCACCGACCCGATGTCGTGTTCCCCGCGCTGCACGGTTCGAGCGGTGAAGACGGATCGTTGCTCGATCTGCTCGCCGCACTCGGCGTCCCGACGGTCGGATCGACCGGTGCGGCGGCTCGTCGCGCATGGTCGAAGCCCGTGGCGTCGTCGCTGGTGCGCGACGCCGGTATCGCTGCGCCCGAATCGGTCGTGCTGTCGCACGAAGCGTTCCGTGAACTCGGCGCCGCCAGCGTCCTGCGGGTCGTCCGCAAGGCACTGCCCGGCGATGTCGTCGTGAAGCCCGCCAGCGGGGGATCGGCACAGGGTGTGACGATCGTCGACGCGCCCGACGAACTGCCGCGCGCAATGGTCGACGCGTTCACCTACGACGATGTCGCCATCGTCGAGAACCGGATCTTCGGCACAGAGGTCGCCGTCACGGTGGTCGACACTGCCGACGGACCCGTCGCGCTGCCCGCCGTGGAGATCGAACCGACCACCGGCATCTACAGCTTCCAGGCGAGGTACAACGCCGGCGAGACCACGTTCTACGCGCCGTCGCGGCTGTCAGCCGACCACGCTGCCGCGGTCGCAGATGCCGCCGTGCTCGCACACCGCACCCTCGGGCTTCGCGATCTCTCTCGCGTCGATTTCATCGTCGACGAGCAGGGCACACCGTGGTTCCTCGAGGCGAACGTCGTGCCCGGCCTCACCGAGACGTCACTCGTACCGCTGGCGATCGAAGCCTCGGGGACGGATGCTTCGCGCCTCTACGACGGGCTCATCAGGCGCGCCGCCGCACGCGGCTGA
- a CDS encoding ParB/RepB/Spo0J family partition protein produces the protein MAAKRTGLGRGIGALIPTTEDTAVKASRPVDVFFPDGERPEAAVGAVEQAATAESLVAVPGARLARLSPDDIVPNAQQPRTVFDPEDLAELVHSIREFGVLQPIVVRPHPDEVGKYELVMGERRLRATKAAGLDSIPAVVKDTANESMLRDALLENLHRSQLNPLEEASAYQQLLSDFGITQEELAARIGRSRPQISNTLRLLKLPEAVQLRVAAGVLSAGHARAILMMPDAESMQRLADKIVNEELSVRAAEALASAEPKPARAKPPAAGKRQEFLDDLAVRLGDRLNTRVKIALGSRKGQISIDFATVQDLRRILTDLGEELEGV, from the coding sequence ATGGCAGCGAAACGTACCGGCCTCGGCCGTGGCATCGGCGCGCTCATTCCCACGACCGAGGACACGGCGGTCAAGGCCTCCCGACCCGTCGACGTCTTCTTCCCCGACGGAGAACGACCCGAGGCGGCGGTCGGCGCCGTCGAGCAGGCAGCCACAGCGGAGTCGCTCGTCGCAGTTCCCGGAGCCCGCCTCGCCCGCCTCTCCCCCGACGACATCGTGCCGAACGCGCAGCAGCCACGGACGGTGTTCGACCCCGAGGATCTCGCCGAACTCGTGCACAGCATTCGCGAGTTCGGGGTGCTGCAGCCGATCGTCGTGCGACCCCACCCCGACGAGGTGGGCAAGTACGAACTCGTCATGGGCGAGCGCCGCCTCCGCGCAACGAAGGCCGCAGGACTCGACAGCATTCCCGCCGTCGTCAAAGACACCGCCAACGAGTCGATGCTGCGCGACGCGCTGCTCGAGAACCTGCACCGCTCGCAGCTCAACCCGCTCGAAGAAGCATCGGCGTACCAGCAACTGCTCTCCGACTTCGGGATCACGCAGGAGGAACTCGCGGCACGGATCGGCCGATCTCGTCCGCAGATCTCGAACACGCTTCGGCTGCTGAAGCTCCCCGAGGCGGTGCAGCTCCGAGTCGCCGCCGGGGTGCTCAGCGCGGGCCACGCGCGGGCGATCCTCATGATGCCCGACGCCGAGTCGATGCAGCGGCTCGCCGACAAGATCGTCAACGAAGAGCTGTCGGTGCGGGCGGCAGAAGCCCTCGCCTCAGCAGAACCCAAGCCGGCTCGAGCGAAACCCCCCGCTGCGGGCAAGCGCCAGGAGTTCCTCGACGACCTCGCGGTTCGCCTCGGTGACCGGCTCAACACCCGCGTGAAGATCGCGCTCGGGAGCCGTAAAGGCCAGATCAGCATCGATTTCGCCACCGTGCAGGACCTTCGCCGTATCCTGACCGATCTCGGCGAAGAACTCGAGGGCGTCTAG
- a CDS encoding ParA family protein, which yields MTVPAELSQETQPDPEVGTTPSTAAEHPAPERDEASPPGSEARFDWDAATAAALTDSSDASTEALAQPAPHSNASADRLLEDIIREIVGDAAADTVSSLHQPKPAVTGESPSTAPASGPPSPDASAADAPTPESPTPPSEVNNVTPAQPVAEPAETADDDAARTDSAAFPQAEPNASAVPTPPTVDDSASITREDAAIAPAELVSSEGDRTPDSVVSIVPEAIRGSAAPPAVAPPAVLPDGGTPQTPLPTDVSRETSPIYGGTPLADQLAEETRRRIALEEAVLPLPPQTRVLTISNQKGGVGKTTSAVNLAAALARSGARVLVIDLDPQGNASTALGVDHQSEQQSVYEVLVSDLPLSAVVRPSTEHEHLDCVPATIHLAGAEIELVSMVAREQRLRRALDRHLESMTEPYHYVFIDCPPSLGLLTINAFVAAREVLIPIQCEYYALEGLSQLLSNIELIEKHLNPTLRLSTILLTMYDSRTNLAQQVAQEVRDHFPGQTLQTIIPRSVRVSEAPSYGQSVITYDYGSSGSLSYREAAAEIARRGAPEIEESN from the coding sequence ATGACCGTGCCCGCGGAACTGTCCCAGGAAACTCAGCCCGATCCCGAGGTCGGGACGACCCCCTCGACTGCGGCGGAGCATCCCGCGCCCGAGCGAGACGAAGCTTCGCCGCCCGGCTCCGAGGCGCGCTTCGACTGGGACGCGGCGACTGCCGCGGCCCTGACGGACTCGTCCGATGCATCGACCGAGGCCCTCGCGCAGCCGGCGCCGCATTCGAACGCCTCGGCCGATCGTCTGCTCGAAGACATCATCCGCGAAATCGTGGGTGACGCGGCCGCAGATACGGTGTCTTCGCTCCACCAGCCGAAGCCTGCTGTGACGGGCGAATCACCGTCCACCGCGCCAGCATCAGGCCCGCCGAGTCCTGACGCGTCTGCCGCGGACGCTCCAACTCCGGAAAGCCCCACCCCGCCTTCCGAGGTGAACAACGTCACGCCGGCACAGCCCGTCGCTGAGCCGGCCGAAACCGCCGACGATGACGCAGCGCGCACGGATTCTGCCGCATTCCCGCAAGCTGAGCCGAACGCGTCCGCTGTGCCGACTCCACCGACCGTCGATGACTCTGCGTCGATCACTCGTGAGGATGCCGCGATCGCGCCGGCAGAACTCGTCAGTTCGGAGGGTGACCGAACGCCTGATTCTGTCGTCTCGATCGTCCCTGAGGCCATCCGTGGATCGGCAGCGCCCCCTGCGGTCGCGCCGCCCGCGGTGCTGCCTGACGGTGGCACCCCCCAGACTCCACTTCCCACTGACGTTTCACGTGAAACATCCCCGATCTACGGAGGAACTCCCCTGGCCGATCAGCTCGCCGAAGAAACTCGTCGGCGCATCGCACTCGAGGAGGCGGTGCTGCCACTCCCCCCGCAGACGCGCGTTCTCACGATCTCGAACCAGAAGGGCGGCGTCGGGAAGACGACGTCCGCCGTCAATCTCGCTGCTGCTCTCGCACGTTCCGGCGCGCGTGTGCTCGTTATCGACCTCGACCCGCAGGGCAACGCCTCCACCGCGCTCGGTGTCGATCACCAGTCCGAACAGCAGAGCGTGTATGAGGTGCTCGTCTCCGATCTCCCGCTCTCCGCGGTCGTCCGTCCGTCGACAGAGCACGAGCATCTCGACTGCGTGCCGGCGACCATTCATCTCGCTGGTGCCGAGATCGAACTGGTCTCGATGGTCGCTCGTGAGCAGCGCCTCCGTCGTGCGCTCGACCGCCACCTCGAATCGATGACGGAGCCGTACCACTACGTCTTCATCGACTGCCCGCCGTCGCTCGGTCTCCTCACCATCAACGCGTTCGTCGCTGCGCGTGAAGTGTTGATTCCCATCCAGTGCGAGTACTACGCGCTCGAAGGCCTGTCGCAGCTGCTCAGCAATATCGAGCTGATCGAGAAGCACTTGAACCCGACCCTGCGACTCTCGACGATCCTGCTCACCATGTACGACTCGCGCACCAACCTCGCGCAGCAGGTCGCACAGGAGGTGCGCGACCACTTCCCCGGGCAGACCCTGCAGACGATCATTCCCCGCTCCGTTCGAGTATCGGAGGCTCCGAGCTACGGGCAGAGCGTCATCACCTACGACTACGGGTCGAGCGGCTCGCTGTCGTATCGCGAAGCGGCGGCCGAGATCGCGCGCCGCGGCGCACCCGAGATCGAGGAGTCGAACTGA
- the rsmG gene encoding 16S rRNA (guanine(527)-N(7))-methyltransferase RsmG — protein MTDRLLLEPEPEGAAVLFGEHLDRGRAFTEALADHGEELGLIGPLELPRLWTRHILNSAVVAPLLRPGLVGDIGSGAGLPGIVLAIIRPDVSFVLVEPMERRVAWLNDQVADLGLTNVEVRRARAEDSKLNGRLDQVTARAVSALKTLIPITAPLLKPGGELVLLKGAGVDGEIGNAEKAMRKYHVHDLEVLVLGEGVVSEVTRVFRATVG, from the coding sequence ATGACTGATCGACTTCTTCTCGAACCCGAGCCCGAGGGCGCCGCCGTGCTGTTCGGCGAGCATCTCGACCGTGGCCGCGCCTTCACGGAGGCGCTGGCCGACCACGGCGAGGAGCTCGGCCTGATCGGCCCGCTCGAGCTCCCCCGTCTCTGGACTCGGCACATTCTGAACTCGGCCGTCGTCGCTCCGCTGCTGCGGCCGGGACTTGTCGGGGACATCGGTTCCGGTGCCGGCCTGCCCGGCATCGTGCTCGCGATCATCCGCCCGGATGTCTCCTTCGTGCTCGTCGAGCCGATGGAGCGACGCGTCGCATGGCTGAACGATCAGGTCGCGGACCTCGGGCTGACGAACGTCGAAGTCCGTCGCGCTCGAGCGGAGGACTCGAAGCTGAACGGACGACTCGACCAGGTGACTGCCCGTGCGGTCAGTGCGCTCAAGACGCTCATCCCGATCACCGCTCCCCTGCTGAAGCCGGGCGGCGAACTCGTCCTCCTGAAGGGCGCCGGCGTCGATGGCGAGATCGGCAACGCCGAGAAGGCGATGCGCAAGTACCACGTGCACGATCTCGAAGTGCTCGTCCTCGGCGAGGGTGTCGTCAGTGAGGTCACCCGGGTCTTCCGGGCGACCGTGGGCTGA
- a CDS encoding protein jag gives MTAVHEETVERSRDQLEEEGDIAADYIEELLDICDLDGDIDIDARNGRAYLSVNAGEGANLSVLSKPDTVSALQELTRLAVQTKTGAFSRLILDIGGSRDARRSELGALVTRAVERIEAGASEAALPPMSSYERKLVHDLVAERGFHSESRGEGAERHTVITRVG, from the coding sequence ATGACTGCCGTGCATGAAGAGACCGTCGAGCGTTCACGAGACCAGCTCGAAGAGGAAGGCGACATCGCCGCCGACTACATCGAGGAGCTGCTCGACATCTGCGATCTCGATGGCGACATCGACATCGATGCCCGGAACGGCCGCGCCTACCTCTCGGTGAACGCCGGCGAGGGAGCGAATCTCTCCGTCCTGTCGAAGCCCGACACCGTCTCGGCCCTCCAGGAGCTGACCCGTCTCGCGGTGCAGACCAAGACCGGGGCGTTCTCCCGGCTCATCCTCGATATCGGCGGATCCCGCGATGCCCGCCGCAGCGAGCTCGGCGCACTGGTGACCCGCGCCGTCGAGCGCATCGAGGCCGGAGCGTCGGAAGCGGCGCTGCCGCCGATGTCGTCGTACGAGCGCAAGCTGGTGCACGATCTCGTGGCTGAGCGCGGGTTCCACTCGGAGTCGCGTGGCGAAGGCGCCGAGCGTCACACCGTCATCACCCGGGTCGGCTGA
- the yidC gene encoding membrane protein insertase YidC, producing MDPIGFILWPIKWAIEVILVAFHWLWTSIGLDPDGGVTWVLSIVGLVIVVRAALIPIFVRQIKSQRRMLEVAPQLKKIQDKYKGKKDQFSREAMSRETMELYKRTGTNPLSSCLPLLLQMPIFFALFSVLNGAQHDQAGVGVLNQELANSFAHSEFFGAPLSSTFIGEWNAMTAGQSFSLSVMIIALTMIVLMTASQFITQLQIVSKNMSPETKASPMFRQQRILLYLLPLVFAFSGVAFPLGVMFYWLVSNFWTMGQQFLVIRNMPTPGSEAAKAREARLAKKGKLVTEKSDAVEAEEPAKPVTTQRQQPMGKARAKNAGKKPNGGNR from the coding sequence ATGGACCCCATCGGCTTCATCCTCTGGCCCATCAAGTGGGCCATCGAGGTCATCCTCGTCGCCTTCCACTGGCTGTGGACCTCCATCGGCCTGGACCCCGACGGCGGTGTGACCTGGGTCCTGTCGATCGTCGGCCTCGTCATCGTGGTGCGCGCCGCCCTCATCCCGATCTTCGTGCGCCAGATCAAGAGCCAGCGCCGCATGCTCGAGGTCGCGCCCCAGCTGAAGAAGATCCAGGACAAGTACAAGGGCAAGAAGGACCAGTTCTCACGCGAGGCGATGTCGCGCGAGACGATGGAGCTCTACAAGCGCACCGGCACCAACCCGCTGTCCTCGTGTCTGCCGCTGCTGCTGCAGATGCCGATCTTCTTCGCGCTCTTCTCGGTGCTGAACGGCGCCCAGCACGACCAGGCCGGCGTCGGCGTGCTCAACCAGGAGCTCGCCAACTCGTTCGCCCACTCCGAATTCTTCGGTGCCCCGCTGAGCTCGACGTTCATCGGTGAATGGAACGCCATGACCGCCGGTCAGTCGTTCAGCCTGTCGGTGATGATCATCGCGCTCACCATGATCGTGCTGATGACCGCGTCGCAGTTCATCACGCAGCTGCAGATCGTCTCGAAGAACATGTCGCCCGAGACCAAGGCGAGCCCGATGTTCCGACAGCAGCGCATCCTGCTGTACCTGCTCCCCCTCGTGTTCGCGTTCTCGGGTGTCGCGTTCCCGCTCGGCGTCATGTTCTACTGGCTGGTCTCGAACTTCTGGACGATGGGCCAGCAGTTCCTCGTCATCCGCAACATGCCGACCCCCGGCAGCGAGGCGGCGAAGGCCCGTGAGGCCCGCCTGGCGAAGAAGGGCAAGCTCGTCACCGAGAAGTCCGACGCCGTCGAGGCCGAGGAGCCGGCGAAGCCCGTCACCACCCAGCGTCAGCAGCCGATGGGCAAGGCCCGCGCGAAGAACGCCGGAAAGAAGCCGAACGGAGGCAACCGATGA
- the rnpA gene encoding ribonuclease P protein component: MLAKANRLTSADDYRSVVRRGAKVAGAHTVSYLRSRDAGADARFGFIVSKKVGTAVRRNLVRRRLKAACHELVAEGMTGVDVVVRALPTAAVADWPALRAEVRRAVNDRRVVHGSSSYPGGGPRA, from the coding sequence GTGCTCGCCAAAGCCAACCGTCTCACGAGCGCCGACGACTACCGGTCGGTCGTGCGTCGTGGGGCGAAGGTCGCCGGTGCCCACACGGTGAGCTATCTGCGCTCCCGTGATGCGGGCGCCGACGCGCGCTTCGGCTTCATCGTCTCGAAGAAGGTCGGCACCGCCGTTCGCCGCAACCTCGTTCGCCGTCGTCTGAAGGCCGCCTGTCACGAACTCGTGGCCGAAGGCATGACCGGGGTCGACGTCGTGGTGCGTGCGCTGCCGACCGCAGCCGTCGCCGACTGGCCGGCGCTGCGCGCCGAGGTCCGTCGAGCCGTGAACGACCGTCGAGTCGTCCACGGCTCGTCGTCGTATCCGGGGGGTGGTCCGCGTGCGTGA
- the rpmH gene encoding 50S ribosomal protein L34: MSKRTFQPNNRRRAKKHGFRLRMRTRAGRAILAARRRKGRTELSA; this comes from the coding sequence ATGAGCAAGCGTACTTTCCAGCCGAACAACCGCCGTCGCGCCAAGAAGCACGGCTTCCGCCTCCGCATGCGCACGCGTGCGGGTCGCGCCATCCTCGCGGCACGTCGCCGCAAGGGGCGCACCGAACTGTCCGCGTAG